GCTTGACGCTCAGCGATCGCGTTGCCGGCTGGACCGCACAGGAAGCGGAAGTCGGGACCCGCGCGTAAGTTGTTCACGCCAATGTCCCCGCCCAACGTCGGGGACTTGTCTCATGTGTGAATGTACTAGCGGGAGCACGGTAAGCAGGCGCGTCACTGCGTTCAGCTTGGGAGGCGACCATGAACAGGCGTCAAAGATGATGGAGTATTGGAGGAAGCCTGCTGCCGGCTTTGTCACGTTACCAGGGTGGTCGCGTAGAATCGGGAAATGAATAAATCCAGATAGGGTATAGCTGCAATCCTTGCCATCCAACCGGTAGTCAAATTTCCACACCGTCGAACCTGAGACCGACACCCGCAGATACATGGAGTCGCGGTCGCGGATCTTATAGGGCTTGTCTTGCGGTTTGGCGTTCAGCAGCAGCGGGTAGGTTAGCTTCATGGCGTTCTCCTCGACGGACAACTACATGATTTTCACCCGCAATTTACCCGCAAAACTGCCGGAAGCAGGTGGATTACTCTGGGTCGAGTCGGATAGATCTCTATAAACCGGAGGGGCGGCCAGGGCGAATGCGTAGAGCCTCAGCCATTCGCTATAACCCTTTACGAGAAAGCCTCCTGAGCGTTCTATGTACTGCTGCCGGGACGTTTCATAGACCCCCCGAATTGCAAACCACGGCACATGCGGCAAGTCATGATGAACCAGATGATAGTTGTTGTTCAGAAACAGCAGCCTCCAGAACCACGCCGCCTCGTTAATGACAGTGCGATGCTCCGGAGCATGTGCCGCACGATGCTCCTGAAACGAACGAATCGAGCCCAACGACAACGACCCATAACCCGCACCGACGATAAAGGTCCACGCCGGAATTCCGCAACTGCGTTGAAGCCACACGGTCAGTGCGACTAGCGCGGGCAGATGCGCGAGCCACACCGGCACGTCGCGCCAATCGCCGCGTTTGAATTTGTCGAGCGCATCCGCACTCATTGCCGCGATGGAAAAAGCCGGTCCAACCAGCAGACGGCCAATAAACGTATTGCGGAAGGTCAGCAGCGCGCGCATCGCGAAACCCGCGCGTTGCCACACACGCTGACTGACGAAATAGCTCTCGGGATCGCGCTCCGGAAGCGTCAGATGCGGATCGTCGTGATGCTGAAGATGCGAATCACGATAGACGCCATACGGAAACCACACCGCGAGCGGCGCGAATCCCAACAGTGCGTTGAAGTGCGGCGAACGCGTCGGATGGCCGTGCAGCAGTTCATGTTGCAAGGACATGTACCACGTGCCGAACAACGCCAGCAGCGTGGTGGTCAGTGGCAGGCCGAGCACGCGCGCATGTGTTGCCACGCTGAACCATCCACCGTAGATTGTGGCGATCAGCAGCCACGTTGGCCATTGCGTGCGCCATGTCCAGCTTGCAGCCTGTTGAGCGAGTGCGTTGCGTTGCGTGTCGTCGAGGTAAATCGCCATCGGCTGGATCGGTCGGAATGGTGGTTTAGACCGATCCTACTGACCCGTTCACCCGACCAGAACCATTTTGTTCAGCAATGCATCTGCCTGTATGTGCAAAGGCGGGTGCAAAAGCGGGAGGACACATCGCCAGCCCTTATGCAGCGACAGGTCGCCGTCGCCTGGCGTTCAGACGGCCTTACAGGATTCTCGCGGATCCTGTCCGGTTGATCGGCAACAGACGCTCATTCTCCATCCGCCACGCGGCACGCATGATCGAGCAAGCCCTCCGCCGAACCGCTGCCGTTGTCGACATCGAGGCCGCTATTCACGACGAGCCAGCCGTCCTTCTCCGCCGACGGTCCCGCACCGGTCACGAGGATGGTTTGCATGGCCATCGCCGCAGCGTCTTTGTTGTCACGCGCGACAATGCGAAACGGATTGTTCGCCTGAGTGAGCGAGGTGACGCGCATGATCCGGTAGCGTTGGCCGTCGAGCGTATCCCAGCGCCACTCGCCAGGCGTGTCCTTTGCGTGACGCGCGAGGGCGTCGCTCGCCTTGCCTTGCATGCAATCGATATGGATATGCAGCTGGTTTTGCGTGCGGCGGAATGGCGAGTTGATCTCGAGGCCGAGTTGGTTGTCGGGCAGGGTGCGCTTGACCGACTTCTCCACATAGAGCCGCGATACCCACGCGTCGTCCCAGTAGTTTGGTGCATTCGGCGTCAGTACGAACGGGCTTTCTATGCCGGTGACGCGGTCGGTCGGAATCAGCAGATGCTGCGAGCGGCCGACAATGTCCTTCAGGATTGCATAGCGTTTGTCGAGATCGACAATCGTGCATTGGCCCGGCGTGCCGGTGGCCTGTTGCGACGGCACGCAGCGCACATCGACGATTTTCCAGAGCGCGTTCGAATCGACTGCGGCAAGGCGCGTGCATGAGGTGGCGGTGAAGGCGACCGCCAATACCGCAACGGTGCGCACGAGCATGTGCCGAAGGCGGGTGGGTTTGAGCAGGTTCATCGGCATGCGGATCGGCACTTTTTTATCGTAATGTTCAACGGCGTTTTCAACGGCATCTTTAGTGGCGTCTTCAACAGCACTTTCAATGCATCTTCAGCGGCACTTTCAATGCACGCTCAACGGCATCTCCAAAGCCATCAGAGCACCGGCGCCGGCAGCACACCGAGCAATTGCTCGACGGCCACGCCGATCGCCAGCAGCCGCCGGTCCTCGCCGAGCGGGCCATCCAGTTCCAGCCCGACCGGCAAGCCGCCAGCGGTCATTCCCGCCGCCAGCGACAAGCCCGGAATGCCGGACGTGCTGGCCGGGTCGGTATTGCGCAGGAACGCCTCCATCGTATCGAGCGGCGCGGCGCCATCGATCGATACCGTCGACGAGCCGTGCAGGTCGTCGATCGGCACCGCGGCGAGGCGCGTGGTCGGAAACAGCAGCGCATCCAGACGCTCATCCGCGAAAGTCGCTGCGACATACTGCTGCAAGCGCGGCCGCCATTGCTTCAGCGCTGCGTCGTATTGGGCGCCGAGCACGTCGGCGAGGATGTCGTCGTAGATCGCGCGCACGTCCGGGCTCGCGATGCGGGCCGCCATTTCGCTGACCGTCTTGACCGGCGCATTGTTGGCGACGAGCCAGGCGAGGACGTCCGCGCGCGCCTCATGGATCGCGATCGGGCCGCCGACCAGTCCGTTCAAGGTCTCCAGCTCGCTCATCGCGACCGGCACGAAGGTGACGCCCGCCTGTTCGAGGCGGCGCAAGGCGGCACGCGCGACGTCTTCGACCTGCTTTTCGAGGCCTTCCCAGAGCGGTTCGGGAAGGCCGATACGCAAGCCGCTCAGCGCGAGCGCGGGTAACGGTCCTGCACCGGTGATCACGCCGTCGAGCAAAGCGATATCGGCGACCGTGCGCGCCATCGGCCCCACCGTGTCACGCGTATGGCTGATCGGCACGACGGCGTCCGGGTCGTGATAGCGCCGTTCGGCGCCACCGTTACCGACTGACGGACGAAACCCCGCGATACCGGTCAACGCGGCCGGAATGCGAGTCGAGCCGCCGGTGTCGGTGCCCAGGCCCGCGGGCACGATGCGCGCGGCGATCGCGGCGGCGGTGCCGCCGGACGAGCCGCCGGGAATCAGTGTGGGGTCGTACGGGTTGCGCACCGGCCCGGCGTGCGTGGCGAAGTTCGTGCTGGTGATGCCGAACGCGAGTTCGTGCATGTTGGCTTTGCCGAGGACGATCGCGCCGGCATCGAGAAGCCGTTGTACCGAAGGCGCGTTCGTCGCCGGCACGAAACCTTCCAAAGCAGGCGTGCCCGCCGAGGTCTGCAAGCCGGCCGTGTTGATGTTGTCCTTCACGACGATGGGCAAACCGGCGAGCGGCAATGGCGCTTTTGCTGCGGGCGGCAACGCATCGATGCGCTGCGCGGCGGCCAGCGCGCCGTCGAGGTCGAGCGTGGTGAGCGCATTGAGGCTCGAGAGCGACGCCGCGCGTGCCAGCAGCGTGGCCATATAGTCGGCGGCCTTGAGGCGTCCGGACTGGATCGCGGCGACCGCTTCCGTTGCGGTTAGGGCCAACTGTTGATCGACGGTCCATGTCATCGCGGGCGTCTCCTTGAGCTGAGGTGTCGCCTATTCTGGCACAGCCGCCTAAGTATCGACGCCGGGTGGCGCAAGGTGGCCCGCGTTCGCCGGGTTGCCGACGCAGCGCGATCAGCGTGTTGGGGCGTTGCGCGCGCGACCGGCGTGACCGCCTGGGCGCGATCGGACCGGCCTGCCGGCGTTACTTGCGGCTGTCGATCCACATGCGTCCCCAACGGAACGCATAGGCGAGCGCGTGCTCTTCGTCGAAGAAGTAATCGAGTGCGTCGAATGAGTAGGCCTGGCCCTGGCTTGCAGACGTTTTCTCGATAGTCAGGTTGGCGGCGAACAGGCCGTTGGGCAGTCGTTGTGCAGCCGGTGCGACTTCGTAGCCCTTGTAGCGGATATGTGGATTCATGATCGTGGCAGTGAGTATGCCCGCGTGTGTTGCTAAAGAGCCGGTGCGCGGGACACAACCCTGTGCGTCGGGCAACCGGTGGGTGAGCGGGCAGGATCAAGCGTAGGCCGCGCCACGCAGCGGGTGAACCAATCTTTCGTCGTAAGCAAATCAGCGAGGTTCGGGAACGGTCTTCAGGAGGCCGGATCGGACCATAGTCGCAGCGTTCGAACACACTATCCGGCGTTGCGGGCGAATGGTCTGTTGTGTGGCGCACGGTTTGGGCGAGCGGACGCGCGAGCGCGTTCGAACGCGCACGGCGGGGCTTGGGTCGGCCTTGAAAGTATCTTTCGGGGATGCTGCGGTTGACACGGAACCGGGGTAGGCGCATCTGTGCGCCGGATGGTTCGGCGAGGCAGCGGGATGCTTGCCGCCTCTGTGCGGGCGCGGGTGCGTCGGGGACCGCAAGAGCGGATCCCCGGCGCCGTATGCGAAGGCGCTAACCGCTAAACCGCTAAACCGCGTGCAGCAATCGGGCGGGTTGCGCTTCCTTGACTGCATTGCCGATCGGCGCGGCCGTCGGCGTGCGATGCGCGTTGAACGCCAGGGCGAATTGCGCGGCCTGATGGCCGACCGTGGCGAGCTGATCGACGACCTTGGCGTCGGAACAGGTGTCGACGGTGTCGAAACGCGTTTCCAGCGTGTTGATCCCGGCGCCGAACGGCGTCGGCCAGCCGCGCAATGCGTGGACGATCGAGCGCAGCGAAGTCAGCACCGAGCCGGCCGCCTGCCAGCCATAAGCGGTGACGATGCAGCCGACCGCGCGGCCATCCAGATACGGCCGTTCGTCGGCGCGCAGCTCCTCGAGCGTGTCGAGCGCGTTCTTGACGAGGCCCGAGACGCCGCCGTGATAGCCGGGCGTCGCGATGATCAGCGCGTCCGCATGGCGCACGGCCTCGATCAGTTCCAGCTGCTCGGCGGTGCGTTGAGGGTTTTCCGGCGCGTAGTGGGGCAGGCTATGCAGGAAGGTGCCGCCGAACAGCCGGGTAGTCGCGCCCGCGGCTTCCGCGCCGCGCAGCGCAAAGCCGAGCGCGCGCTCGGTCGACGAGGCCGCGCGTGTCGTGCCGCCGATGCCGATGACAAGCGGGCGGCGGTGATGATCGAAACTGGTCAACGAAATGCTCCTTCGGTAGCGGCTCACGGAACGCTGGCGCGGGGTTGCGCGAGAGACGAACCGGGGCGAACCGGACTTTGAAGTGTCATCTTAATGACCGCCGCGACCCGGGCGAAGCGACTTTTTGTTCTAACGATATAACCGCGCGAGGTTATCGGCGGCCCGGCGGGCTGTCCGGCGGATGTTTCGAAACCCTCGACACCTTCGAAACCAGCAGGCCGCCCTGTGCAATGCAGTTGAGGCGGCGCCGGATAAGCATATGGCGAACCATTGTTTGGGGGCGCGACGACACGCGGCTATGATCGAGTCGTCTCCTCCATGACATCTCCTTGACATGGGACTCGGCCTCGCTACGACAGTGGCGGGGCCTTTTTTTCGTCTGGTCCTTTCAGTGGCGCAGGCGCTCGCCGCTTCACGATCAAGCCGTTTGTTGCATGCTACGATGGTCCGCGACGCGATTCACGGCGAGGCGAACAAGCAATGGCAACCCTATATGACACGCTCGGCGTGCACACGCACGCCACGGACGAAGAAATCAAGCGGGCCTACCGCAAGGCCGCGATGAAATGGCATCCGGATCGCAACAGCGGCGCCGAGGAAGTGGCGCGTGCCACCTTCCAGGAAATCAAGGACGCGTACGCGATCCTCTCCGACGCCGCGCAGCGCAAGGTCTATGACGCGGTCTATGCCGAGCAGATGCGCGGCTGGGAAGCGCAGCACGCGCGCCGGCAAAAAGCCCAGGCCGAACGCGAGGCGGCGGCGCGTGCCGCGGACGAAGCGGCCTATGCCGAGATGGTGTCGCTCGCCATGCGTTTCGCCGACGAGGGCCACAATCGCGACGTCCTGTTCGGTGTGCTGCTAGGACGTCGATGCGAGGCGCAGCGGGCCGCGCAGATCGCCGATAGCGTCGCGGCCCTGCAGGCGTCGCGGCGAGCGGCTGAGAAGGCGGAGGCCGACGCCGAGGCGGCGACAGAAGCGGTGGACGTCCCCGACGTTTCAGCGAAAGCGGAGGCGGCGACCGCGAACAACGGTGCCGCCAGCCACGGCGCGCCAGGCCAGCACGGCAACCCCGGCAACCCCGGCAAGCGCGAAGAAAGTGCCGGCGACGCGCATCCGGCCGGCGTGCTGGGCGGACTCTGGTTCCAGTTTCTCAACGGCTTGCGGTTTTGAGCAGAAGGTTATGGCCGGTAGACCCGAGACGTAGACCGAATTGATATAGAGAGCGGCCTTCAGCGTGGGGATATCCGCTTCTAGAATCAAAACAGGTCCGTGACATGTGTCGTTCGAGCGTCGAAGTGAAGTGACGGCTCTTCATTGCCGCGCCTGCGGGTGGCGGACGCATCAGCATGTCGGGCACAGGCTTGCACGTGTGCCCGCTGCTCCTCTCCTTGTCGCTGACTTTTCTTTCCCCGCGAAAGACCCGCTTCGCTTGACCTCCACGCTGCAGTTCCGAGAGGCACGACGGCCATGGTTACTTTCATTTTTGTCGTTGCGGTGGCGGCGTTTATCCCGTACGTCGCAGCGCCCGGCATTGCGAACGGCGTCAAGGCAATCAGCGCGCAACCCGCGGCGATGCTGTTCGAAACTTCACCGGCGGCATCCGGCAGTGCGAGCGACGCCGCGAACCGGATCGTGTCCGAGCCGCGCGACAGTCAGGCTTCCGTCTGATGAGACGCCGGGGCCCAGCTGTCAGCATGTTGAAAGATTTGGCCTGACGCTGCTACACTTTCCCGCCAATTCGGCGCGCGATACCCGTGGCTTGACGGTCCTCGTGCAAATTCTTGTGGCGCAACAAATTACGTCATCGTAGTGTCACCAAGGCGCAAGACTGGGCCGGCAAAATTGCAGATAGCATAGAAAGCGATAAAAACACGGGGTGAGCGTGACCAGAAAATACAAGGTGCTGTTTCTCTGTCGCGAGAATTCAGCACGCAGCATCATTGCCGAAGCTTTACTGCGCGAACTGGCTGGACACCGGTTCGAAGCGTTCAGCGCGGGGCCGGAGCCGGCCACGCGCGTCCATCCCATTGCGATCGCGCAACTGCAACCCGGTATCTCGGATCTGGGCGTGCTCAGTCCGAAAAGCTGGCTGGAATTCACCGGCGAATGGGCGCCGCGCATGGATCTCGTCATCGCGATGGACGAGTGCGTCGCCGGGCATCATGCGCCGCGCTTTCCCGGAGAACCTTCGTTGTGTCGCTGGATCTTTGCCGATCCGCTCGCAGACGGCATGCTCGAGCCGGAGCGAGTGCGTTTGTTTGAAAAGGTGTTCTGGCAAATCGTCCGGCAGGTGAGCATGTTTATCGAATTGCCGCAGTACGCGGCGCCGCCGGCTCGCACCGGCGACGCATCGTGCGCATCGATGAGCGAAACGATCCCTGCCATACAGTGCAACGTGTGAATGACCCCCGGCGCATCAACCGGCTGAGCGACGCCTGACGCGCGATGCGGGGGGCGATTCACTGCGCGGCTTTCGGGGGCTTCATTGCGCCGTTGGACGGCATCGGGTGCATCAGGCATTCAGGTCGGTGCCCGCTATTTCGGCATCAGCACCTTGTCGACCACCATGATCACGCCGTTGCTTTGGTAGACGTCGTAGGTGGAGATGTCAGCGGTGTGGCCCGCCGCGTCGGCGACGACGATATTGCGCGGTCCGTTTTCCGTGAAGGTGAGCATCGCGCCGTTGACGGTCCTGATTGACGCCTTGCCGCCACCGGCCTTGATCGCCGAGTCCAGTTTGTTGAAGTCGTAACGGCCCGGGAGCACGTGATAGGTGAGGATGCTGGTGAGCGTCGCCTTGTTTTCAGGCTTGACGAGCGTGTCGACCGTGCCGGCCGGCAATGCCGCAAACGCTTCGTTGGTCGGCGCGAAAACGGTGAACGGGCCCGCACCCTTGAGCGTATCGACGAGGCCCGCCGCTTTGACCGCGGCGACGAGCGTGGTGTGATCCGCGGAATTGACCGCGTTGTCGACGATGTCCTTGCTGGGGTACATCGCCTGTCCGCCGACGACGACCGTTTCACCTGCAGCGAATGCGCAGGAGGCGGCAATCGACAAAGCCGCGGCGGCAAAAAACAATTTCCCTTTCATGACCGGTCTCCACAAACACAACGCGTGATTGCGTTGCTTGACCGGATATACGGTGAGTTCAGGCGTCCGGATGCAAACCGTTGGCGCACGAGTGCCCTTCGCCAGCGTGAGCGGCGCGTGCGGGCCCGCATCGACGAACGTGTCGAAACGGTTGTTGCCACCAGAAAAGTACGGAGTGAAGCCTCGGGGCTATGCCTGGGCTTATGGCTGGGTTTATGTCTTTACGCTGGCAGTTCGGCAATCAGACGGTTTAGCGGTTGTTCGAGCGCGCAAGCGGACTTCCCGCGAACGGGTCGTTTAACCAATCCACCTGTTTTCTCGGCTGCGGGGCGGGTGCCGGCGTGGCCGATAATTCGAAGTGGTCGATTGATTGCCCTGCGCTAATTGCCTGTTTAAGCCATTGGGGCATTTCACCCTGGCCATCCCAGCTATCTCCCGTTGCGCTGCGGTAGCGTTCAGCCTTTTGCCCCTTCGGTTCGGCCGCCAGCGCGGCGGCGAGGTCTTCTGGTTTGATACCAAACTCTTCCATGCGGTGGCGGAGATACGCAATCATGCTATCTCGCTTCCTTTCGTCCATAAGATATTCGTCCTTCTAAAGCGTCCGGCGTTCTGTCAATTACAGATTGCAAGGGGAAGCCGCGAAAGCATTGAACCCATGTCGATGGGGCCCGCTCGCGGTAGGGTTATTGATCGAAGGAAATTCCAGTGACAGCGTCAAAAAAACGTCGCCCCAACTATTGCAG
This genomic stretch from Paraburkholderia caffeinilytica harbors:
- a CDS encoding fatty acid desaturase; this encodes MAIYLDDTQRNALAQQAASWTWRTQWPTWLLIATIYGGWFSVATHARVLGLPLTTTLLALFGTWYMSLQHELLHGHPTRSPHFNALLGFAPLAVWFPYGVYRDSHLQHHDDPHLTLPERDPESYFVSQRVWQRAGFAMRALLTFRNTFIGRLLVGPAFSIAAMSADALDKFKRGDWRDVPVWLAHLPALVALTVWLQRSCGIPAWTFIVGAGYGSLSLGSIRSFQEHRAAHAPEHRTVINEAAWFWRLLFLNNNYHLVHHDLPHVPWFAIRGVYETSRQQYIERSGGFLVKGYSEWLRLYAFALAAPPVYRDLSDSTQSNPPASGSFAGKLRVKIM
- the iaaH gene encoding indoleacetamide hydrolase, which encodes MTWTVDQQLALTATEAVAAIQSGRLKAADYMATLLARAASLSSLNALTTLDLDGALAAAQRIDALPPAAKAPLPLAGLPIVVKDNINTAGLQTSAGTPALEGFVPATNAPSVQRLLDAGAIVLGKANMHELAFGITSTNFATHAGPVRNPYDPTLIPGGSSGGTAAAIAARIVPAGLGTDTGGSTRIPAALTGIAGFRPSVGNGGAERRYHDPDAVVPISHTRDTVGPMARTVADIALLDGVITGAGPLPALALSGLRIGLPEPLWEGLEKQVEDVARAALRRLEQAGVTFVPVAMSELETLNGLVGGPIAIHEARADVLAWLVANNAPVKTVSEMAARIASPDVRAIYDDILADVLGAQYDAALKQWRPRLQQYVAATFADERLDALLFPTTRLAAVPIDDLHGSSTVSIDGAAPLDTMEAFLRNTDPASTSGIPGLSLAAGMTAGGLPVGLELDGPLGEDRRLLAIGVAVEQLLGVLPAPVL
- a CDS encoding fasciclin domain-containing protein — protein: MKGKLFFAAAALSIAASCAFAAGETVVVGGQAMYPSKDIVDNAVNSADHTTLVAAVKAAGLVDTLKGAGPFTVFAPTNEAFAALPAGTVDTLVKPENKATLTSILTYHVLPGRYDFNKLDSAIKAGGGKASIRTVNGAMLTFTENGPRNIVVADAAGHTADISTYDVYQSNGVIMVVDKVLMPK
- a CDS encoding transcriptional regulator: MNPHIRYKGYEVAPAAQRLPNGLFAANLTIEKTSASQGQAYSFDALDYFFDEEHALAYAFRWGRMWIDSRK
- a CDS encoding Arm DNA-binding domain-containing protein gives rise to the protein MKLTYPLLLNAKPQDKPYKIRDRDSMYLRVSVSGSTVWKFDYRLDGKDCSYTLSGFIHFPILRDHPGNVTKPAAGFLQYSIIFDACSWSPPKLNAVTRLLTVLPLVHSHMRQVPDVGRGHWREQLTRGSRLPLPVRSSRQRDR
- a CDS encoding NADPH-dependent FMN reductase, with translation MTSFDHHRRPLVIGIGGTTRAASSTERALGFALRGAEAAGATTRLFGGTFLHSLPHYAPENPQRTAEQLELIEAVRHADALIIATPGYHGGVSGLVKNALDTLEELRADERPYLDGRAVGCIVTAYGWQAAGSVLTSLRSIVHALRGWPTPFGAGINTLETRFDTVDTCSDAKVVDQLATVGHQAAQFALAFNAHRTPTAAPIGNAVKEAQPARLLHAV
- a CDS encoding CDP-diacylglycerol diphosphatase, yielding MLVRTVAVLAVAFTATSCTRLAAVDSNALWKIVDVRCVPSQQATGTPGQCTIVDLDKRYAILKDIVGRSQHLLIPTDRVTGIESPFVLTPNAPNYWDDAWVSRLYVEKSVKRTLPDNQLGLEINSPFRRTQNQLHIHIDCMQGKASDALARHAKDTPGEWRWDTLDGQRYRIMRVTSLTQANNPFRIVARDNKDAAAMAMQTILVTGAGPSAEKDGWLVVNSGLDVDNGSGSAEGLLDHACRVADGE
- a CDS encoding H-NS family nucleoid-associated regulatory protein; protein product: MDERKRDSMIAYLRHRMEEFGIKPEDLAAALAAEPKGQKAERYRSATGDSWDGQGEMPQWLKQAISAGQSIDHFELSATPAPAPQPRKQVDWLNDPFAGSPLARSNNR
- a CDS encoding low molecular weight phosphatase family protein, whose amino-acid sequence is MTRKYKVLFLCRENSARSIIAEALLRELAGHRFEAFSAGPEPATRVHPIAIAQLQPGISDLGVLSPKSWLEFTGEWAPRMDLVIAMDECVAGHHAPRFPGEPSLCRWIFADPLADGMLEPERVRLFEKVFWQIVRQVSMFIELPQYAAPPARTGDASCASMSETIPAIQCNV
- a CDS encoding J domain-containing protein — encoded protein: MATLYDTLGVHTHATDEEIKRAYRKAAMKWHPDRNSGAEEVARATFQEIKDAYAILSDAAQRKVYDAVYAEQMRGWEAQHARRQKAQAEREAAARAADEAAYAEMVSLAMRFADEGHNRDVLFGVLLGRRCEAQRAAQIADSVAALQASRRAAEKAEADAEAATEAVDVPDVSAKAEAATANNGAASHGAPGQHGNPGNPGKREESAGDAHPAGVLGGLWFQFLNGLRF